In Streptomyces sp. NBC_01231, the sequence GGTGCACGGGTACGACGGCGTCCCGCTCACCGCGCCCGAACTGCCGCCGACACCCCTCAAGCCGCGCGGCCGCGTGCGATAGCTCGACGAGACGAACGCCCCTGCCCGCAGCTTTGCGGGTGGGGGCGTTCGCATGTCGAGGAGAGCCATGACCGCCGCGACCACACCCACCTCCCCAGGTAGTGGAATTTTTGACCATCTCGTGGAGTTGTAGGCCGCGAAGGAGGTCAGCAGTGGACATGACGTACTACGACCACGGAACACCGGCGGAGCGCTGGGAGCGCGCCCGGATGTTCTTCGACGCGAAGGACTACGCGGCCGCCGCGCGCGTTCTGGGCGGGCTGGTCGAGGAGGTGCCGGAGCAGACCGGACCGCGGTTGCTGCTGGCCCGTGCCTACTACCACTCGGCCCAACTCCGGCGCGCGGAGAGCGAGTTGCGGGTCATCATCGAGCGTGACCCGGTGGAGCACTACGCCCGGCTGATGCTCGGTCGCACCTTGCAGCGGCAGGACCGGGCGGACGAGGCGGAGTCGCACCTGCGTCTCGCCTCGGCCCTCGCGGGTGACTTCGAGCAACTCTGATCCCGCCGTCGCGATCCGACCGGATCTCGGGCCCGGCTCCACCGTGGAGCCGGGCCCGAGGCGCGCCTTACGACGCACTGCCTCCCACCACTACGCCCCCACCCAGTCCCACCATCAAGCGTCCGCACCGCTCGTCCGTGCCCGCCCCCGCCGGTGGTCGACCTCGCCGAGGACGACGTCCACGGCGATGAAGGCGGCCAGTGGGATGCCCAGCAGCGGCAGGAAGTAGCCGACCACGGCGATGGCCACCACGCACGGCAGCAGGATCTGCGGCGGGACCTGCTGCCAGGCGCCTCGCGGGATCGGCCGACCGAAGGCGGAGCCACGGCCGCGCTGCCACCACATGCGGTAACCCCACACGATCAGCAGGATCAGGGAGAGCGCGAGGAACATCAGGGCGATCTGGTTGACCAGCCCGAAGAGGGAGCCGGTGTGCAGGTCGATGCCCCAGCGGGTCAGCTTCGCCAGCAGCGGGTAGTCCGCGAACCGCAGGACGTCGGTGACCTCACCGGTGTTCGGGTCGACCGCGACGGCGTCCTGCTTCTCGGGCCAGCTGCGCTGGATCTGCCGCACCACGTACGCGGAGGACGCGTCGGCGGGCGGGACCATCTCGACGGGGTCACCGAGCCCTTCGGAGCGGGCGGCGGCCAGCACCTTGTCGAGGCCGACGCCGTGCTGTGCGTCCCCGGCCGATGCGGAGGCGCCGTGACCCGCGTGGTCGCCACCCGCAGTGGCCGTGACGGACGGGGTGGCCTGGCCCAGGGAGGTGCGCAGTTCGTCGATGTTCGCTCCGGCGTACGTCGACCAGGTCAGCCCGGTCGCCGAGAGGAACAGGAACCCGGCCGCCGCCCAGGCACCGACGACGCCGTGCCGACCGAGGGTGCGGCGCCGCCCGCTGGTGCCGCGCAGCTTGCGCAGGGCACGGCGGCGGGAGAACCACAGCGCCAGCCCACCGAGCGCGATCACCCCGAGCCAGCTCGCCGCGAACTCGCTGTAGAGGCGCCCCGTCTCGCCCAGATGCAGATCGCGGTGGAGTTCGTCGATCCAGGTGCGCAGCGGCAGCGCGCCGGTCGAGCCGTACTGCTCCAGCGCACCGCGCACCTTCGCGGTGTACGGGTCGACGAACACGGCGAGCGTGTGGTCGGCGTCGACGCCCTTGACGCCGGACAGCAGCACCCTGGTCGTCGCGTCGGCCTCCGGCGAGGGGCGCACGGCGGCCACCGCGCCCTCGGGGTGCGCCTCACGGGCGGCGGCCACCTGCTCGGATATCGGCAACTTGGCGTCACCGACGGCGGAGACGGTCATCTCGTCGGCGTACACGAACTTCTCGGCCTGGAACGAGCCTGCGTACAGGAAGCCGGTGACGGCGGCTACGAGCAGGAACGGTGCGACGAGCACTCCGGCGTAGAAGTGCAGGCGCAGCACCAGTGGGCGCAGGGTGGCCCATCTGCCGGGGGACGGCGCCGGGGCGGCGGGGCGTTGCGGGGCCTCGTCCGATGGGGGTCCCCCCGCTGGAGCGGAGCCGGAAGTGGGGGAGGTCGAGGGAGCGGAGGACATCGGCGGGCTTCTCCCGGGGCAGGGGACGTTTCTCGGTAGCGGTCCAGTAGTCGGGAGGAAGGAGCGCCGAGTTCCGGGGCGCGCTAGTGGCGTGCGTCACACAGGAGTGGCAGGTGATCCCGGGTGCCGTGGCATGCTGTCGCGATGGCATCTCCCCGTGATCGCGCCCCCATTGCCGAGCTGGTCGAGGAACTCCTGGCCACGGACGGCCCGTTGCCGATCGTCGCGGCCGGCGATCCGGTGCTGCGCCGGGGCGCGGAACGCTTCGACGGCCAACTGGGCCCCGCACTCCTGTCCCGTTTCGTCGAGGCCCTGCGGGTGACCATGCGCGCGGCACCCGGCGTGGGCCTGGCCGCGCCGCAGGTCGGGGTACCGCTACGGATCGCGGTGATCGAGGATCCCGCGCCCGTGCCGGAGGAGGTACGGCTGGCGCGCGGCCGGGTCCCGCAGCCGTTCCGGGTCCTGGTCAACCCGTCGTACGAGCCCGTCGGCCCCGCCCGTGCCGCGTTCTTCGAGGGCTGCCTGAGCGTGCCGGGCTGGCAGGCGGTGGTGGCACGGCATTCCGAGGTGCGGCTGACCGGCGAGGACGAGCGGGGCAGCGCGGTGGACGAACGATTCACCGGCTGGCCCGCGCGGATCGTCCAGCACGAGACCGACCACCTCCACGGCACCCTGTACCTCGACCGCGCGGAGTTGCGTTCCCTGTCCTCGAACCAGGCGATGGCGGAGCGGTGGACGCAGCCGACACCGGAGGAAGCGGCCAGCGCACTGGGTTTCGGGCTACCGCGCTGATTCGGGCCACCGACGGCGACAGGCGGCGGGGCAACCGGTCCCGGGCGAGGTCGGCAGGCGGAGCAACCGGCCCCGGGCAAGAGCCTCAGGCGGAGCAACCGCCCCTGGGCGAGAGCGGCCGCAGGTCCGCCCCGCCTCCTCCGTCCGAGGCTGTCCCGCGCCTGGCAGGACCGCCTCGGAGTGGGCTGAGCGGCGTCAGTTGTCCCGGTACGCCTCCAACAGCCGCAACCAGACCTCGCTGATCGTCGGATACGACGGAACCGCGTGCCAGAGCCGGCTGATCGGGACCTGGCCGGCGACGGCGATCGTCGCGGAGTGGATGAGTTCGCCGACGCCGGGGCCGACGAAGGTGACGCCGAGGAGGACCTCGCGTTCCAGGTCGACGATCATGCGGGCGCGGCCCCGGTAGCCGTCGGCGTAGAGGCCGGCGCCGGAGACCGAGGCCAGGTCGTAGTCGACGGCACGGACGCGGTGGCCGGCCTGTTCCGCCTCGGCGAGGGAGAGGCCCACTGCGGCCGCCTCGGGGTCGGTGAAGACGACCTGGGGGACGGCGGCGTGGTCGGCGGTGGCCGTGTGGGCACCCCAGGGGTCGGATTCCAGGAGGGGGACGCCCGACGCTCGGGCGGCGATGGCGGCGCCCGCGATGCGAGCCTGGTACTTGCCCTGGTGGGTGAGCAGAGCGCGGTGGTTGACGTCGCCGACGGCGTAGAGCCACTCGCTGCCGGTGACGCGCAGGCTGTCGTCGACGTCCAGCCAGGAGCCGGGTTCGAGGCCGATGGTGTCGAGACCGATGTCGTTGGTGTGCGGCGCGCGTCCGGTGGCGAAGAGGATCTCGTCGGCCTCGATGCGGTCACCGGTGGCGGTGACGACCACGACAGTGCCGTTCTCCCGGGTGACCGACTCGACGGACGTTCCGGTGCGGATGTCGGCGCCCGCCTCGGCGAGGCCTTCGGCGACCAGCTCGCCGGCGAAGGGCTCCATGCGGTTCAGCAGGCCCTTGCCGCGG encodes:
- a CDS encoding PepSY domain-containing protein, encoding MSSAPSTSPTSGSAPAGGPPSDEAPQRPAAPAPSPGRWATLRPLVLRLHFYAGVLVAPFLLVAAVTGFLYAGSFQAEKFVYADEMTVSAVGDAKLPISEQVAAAREAHPEGAVAAVRPSPEADATTRVLLSGVKGVDADHTLAVFVDPYTAKVRGALEQYGSTGALPLRTWIDELHRDLHLGETGRLYSEFAASWLGVIALGGLALWFSRRRALRKLRGTSGRRRTLGRHGVVGAWAAAGFLFLSATGLTWSTYAGANIDELRTSLGQATPSVTATAGGDHAGHGASASAGDAQHGVGLDKVLAAARSEGLGDPVEMVPPADASSAYVVRQIQRSWPEKQDAVAVDPNTGEVTDVLRFADYPLLAKLTRWGIDLHTGSLFGLVNQIALMFLALSLILLIVWGYRMWWQRGRGSAFGRPIPRGAWQQVPPQILLPCVVAIAVVGYFLPLLGIPLAAFIAVDVVLGEVDHRRGRARTSGADA
- a CDS encoding tetratricopeptide repeat protein, whose translation is MDMTYYDHGTPAERWERARMFFDAKDYAAAARVLGGLVEEVPEQTGPRLLLARAYYHSAQLRRAESELRVIIERDPVEHYARLMLGRTLQRQDRADEAESHLRLASALAGDFEQL
- a CDS encoding NAD(P)/FAD-dependent oxidoreductase, whose amino-acid sequence is MTETESIAYDVVVLGAGPVGENVADRTRAAGLSTAVVESELIGGECSYWACMPSKALLRPVIARADARRVPGLRQSVQGPLDASAVLAHRDYYTSHWKDDGQVQWLESIGADIYRGHGRLTGPRTITVTGPDGERHVLTARHAVAVCTGTRAVLPELPGIADVRPWTSREATSAKAVPGRLVVVGGGVVAAEMATVWQALGSQVTLLVRGKGLLNRMEPFAGELVAEGLAEAGADIRTGTSVESVTRENGTVVVVTATGDRIEADEILFATGRAPHTNDIGLDTIGLEPGSWLDVDDSLRVTGSEWLYAVGDVNHRALLTHQGKYQARIAGAAIAARASGVPLLESDPWGAHTATADHAAVPQVVFTDPEAAAVGLSLAEAEQAGHRVRAVDYDLASVSGAGLYADGYRGRARMIVDLEREVLLGVTFVGPGVGELIHSATIAVAGQVPISRLWHAVPSYPTISEVWLRLLEAYRDN
- a CDS encoding peptide deformylase, whose protein sequence is MASPRDRAPIAELVEELLATDGPLPIVAAGDPVLRRGAERFDGQLGPALLSRFVEALRVTMRAAPGVGLAAPQVGVPLRIAVIEDPAPVPEEVRLARGRVPQPFRVLVNPSYEPVGPARAAFFEGCLSVPGWQAVVARHSEVRLTGEDERGSAVDERFTGWPARIVQHETDHLHGTLYLDRAELRSLSSNQAMAERWTQPTPEEAASALGFGLPR